A part of Homoserinibacter sp. YIM 151385 genomic DNA contains:
- a CDS encoding MATE family efflux transporter, with protein MPRRRPYDREIAALAVPALGALVAEPLFLATDTALVGHLGAEPLAALGIAGTVLQTAVGLLVFLAYATTPAVARRIGAGDLPGALTAGIDGLWLALVVGAGLVAVGLPGAPLVVGWFGADAGVAQAAADYLRIAVWGLPAMLLVIAATGLFRGLQDTRTPLWIAVAGFTANGALNALLIYGAGWGLVGSAVGTALAQWGMAAAAIAIAVRHARRNGVGLLPGRAGILRSAGAGGWLLLRTASLRVALVATVAVATAHGTASLAATQVLFTLFALVALALDSLAIAGQAMIGHALGSGDTGRVRGILRRLLEIGVLGGVGLAVLLAAVSPVLGRVFTNDEAVLAALPGGILVLALGLPVGAVVFVLDGVLIGAGDARYLAWTGLVNLAAVLPLLVLVGTAELDAVGAVIAVQAVFAVGYMLARVTTLGLRVRGGRWMVTGHR; from the coding sequence GTGCCCCGCCGACGCCCGTACGACCGCGAGATCGCCGCCCTCGCGGTCCCCGCGCTCGGCGCGCTCGTCGCCGAGCCGCTGTTCCTCGCGACCGACACCGCCCTCGTCGGGCACCTCGGGGCGGAGCCGCTCGCGGCCCTCGGCATCGCCGGCACCGTCCTCCAGACGGCGGTCGGCCTCCTCGTCTTCCTCGCCTACGCGACGACGCCCGCCGTCGCGCGGCGCATCGGCGCCGGCGACCTGCCCGGCGCGCTCACGGCCGGCATCGACGGGCTGTGGCTCGCGCTCGTCGTGGGGGCGGGGCTCGTCGCGGTCGGGCTGCCGGGTGCGCCCCTCGTCGTCGGCTGGTTCGGCGCGGATGCGGGGGTCGCCCAGGCAGCGGCCGACTACCTCCGCATCGCGGTCTGGGGGCTGCCCGCCATGCTGCTCGTCATCGCGGCGACCGGGCTCTTCCGCGGCCTGCAGGACACCCGGACCCCGCTCTGGATCGCGGTCGCCGGCTTCACCGCGAACGGCGCGCTCAATGCCCTGCTCATCTACGGGGCGGGCTGGGGGCTCGTGGGCTCGGCGGTCGGCACGGCGCTCGCGCAGTGGGGCATGGCGGCGGCGGCGATCGCGATCGCGGTGCGGCACGCCCGTCGGAACGGGGTCGGCCTGCTGCCGGGCCGCGCCGGCATCCTCCGCTCGGCGGGCGCCGGCGGCTGGCTGCTGCTGCGCACGGCGAGCCTGCGGGTCGCGCTCGTCGCCACGGTCGCCGTCGCGACCGCGCACGGCACCGCATCCCTCGCCGCGACGCAGGTGCTCTTCACCCTCTTCGCGCTCGTCGCGCTCGCGCTCGACTCGCTCGCGATCGCGGGCCAGGCGATGATCGGCCACGCGCTCGGCTCGGGCGACACCGGCCGGGTGCGCGGGATCCTGCGGCGGCTGCTCGAGATCGGGGTGCTCGGCGGTGTGGGGCTGGCGGTGCTGCTCGCGGCGGTGTCGCCCGTGCTCGGGCGGGTGTTCACGAACGACGAGGCGGTGCTCGCGGCGCTGCCGGGCGGCATCCTCGTGCTCGCGCTCGGCCTGCCGGTGGGGGCGGTCGTGTTCGTGCTCGACGGGGTGCTGATCGGCGCGGGCGATGCGCGCTATCTCGCCTGGACGGGGCTCGTGAACCTCGCGGCGGTGCTGCCGCTGCTCGTGCTCGTCGGCACGGCGGAGCTCGACGCGGTCGGCGCGGTGATCGCCGTGCAGGCGGTCTTCGCGGTCGGGTACATGCTCGCGCGCGTCACGACGCTCGGGCTGCGCGTCCGCGGCGGCCGCTGGATGGTGACGGGGCACCGGTAG
- a CDS encoding LacI family DNA-binding transcriptional regulator, producing the protein MSAGATTRPTLAAVAARAGVSASTASLVFSGAGPVAEATRERVLAAAAELDYAGPDPRAQSLRRGRSGIIGVVLEDSMSDSLRDPMNLALLDGIAAGLDDAGSSLLLLANAGEDAGAVSTAPIDAAVLLGCSASVAVPVELLGRRRIPVVGVETERFPGVAVVDIENRAGSRAAAAHLRSLGHERVAMVTMALEAPRARGALTPEREAAATGRTTIERIRGVREVYPDADGLATFGSTIDEGRRAARELLAAPAGARPTAILAQSDLLAVGVLLEAEELGIAVPAELSIIGFDGVRVDDWTTHRLTTVVQDGREKGRAVGRALAAAARGETAEPVVLPCELRIGTTTGPAPHD; encoded by the coding sequence ATGAGCGCCGGAGCAACGACCCGACCCACCCTCGCCGCCGTCGCGGCGCGCGCGGGCGTGTCCGCCTCCACCGCATCCCTCGTGTTCAGCGGCGCCGGCCCCGTGGCCGAGGCCACCCGCGAGCGGGTGCTCGCCGCCGCCGCCGAGCTCGACTACGCCGGCCCCGACCCGCGCGCGCAGTCGCTGCGGCGCGGGCGCTCCGGCATCATCGGCGTCGTCCTCGAGGACTCCATGAGCGACTCGCTCCGCGACCCCATGAACCTCGCGCTCCTCGACGGCATCGCCGCCGGCCTCGACGACGCCGGCAGCTCCCTCCTCCTCCTCGCGAACGCGGGCGAGGATGCCGGCGCCGTCTCGACCGCGCCCATCGACGCCGCCGTGCTGCTCGGCTGCAGCGCCTCCGTCGCCGTGCCCGTCGAGCTGCTCGGCCGCCGCCGCATCCCCGTCGTGGGCGTCGAGACCGAGCGCTTCCCCGGGGTCGCCGTCGTCGACATCGAGAACCGCGCCGGCTCGCGCGCCGCCGCCGCGCACCTCCGCAGCCTCGGGCACGAGCGTGTCGCGATGGTGACGATGGCGCTCGAGGCACCCCGCGCGCGCGGCGCGCTCACGCCCGAGCGCGAGGCCGCCGCGACCGGCCGCACGACGATCGAGCGCATCCGGGGAGTCCGCGAGGTGTACCCCGACGCCGACGGCCTCGCGACCTTCGGCAGCACGATCGACGAAGGCCGTCGAGCCGCACGCGAGCTGCTCGCGGCGCCCGCGGGCGCACGGCCGACCGCGATCCTCGCGCAGAGCGACCTCCTCGCCGTCGGCGTGCTGCTCGAGGCGGAGGAGCTCGGGATCGCCGTCCCGGCCGAGCTCAGCATCATCGGCTTCGACGGCGTCCGCGTCGACGACTGGACGACGCACCGGCTCACGACCGTCGTGCAGGACGGCCGCGAGAAGGGCCGCGCTGTCGGCCGGGCGCTCGCGGCGGCCGCGCGCGGGGAGACGGCGGAGCCGGTCGTGCTGCCGTGCGAGCTGCGGATCGGCACGACGACCGGGCCGGCGCCGCACGACTGA
- a CDS encoding MFS transporter — MTSTTTTRTATWRNAVFAVFALNGIAMASWVSRVPGIRDHLGIDAGQVGLLLLGVSVGSILGLALSSQIVHRLGSRRTLVLTVPGLAVGLVVLGVGAELLESYPVAWAGFAIFGFMTGLWDVAMNVEGAAVERVLDRNIMPWFHAAWSLGTVSGAGIGALAAGPVGIGVFWHLLGAAVLVLIAGPLALRGIPRHEDAVEDADAPALTLRDRLAIWVEPRTLLIGLIMLGMAFTEGSANDWLALAMVDERGVSHGTGALLFGVFTAAMTLGRIAGVPLLDRFGRIPVLRGAGLTAIVGLALVIWVDSLPVTVIGIVLWGIGASLGFPVGMSAAADDPRKAAARVSAVATVAYTAFLVGPPVLGFLGDHVGILNALIVVLALITLALVATPAAREQGAGLGASRRPPAK; from the coding sequence ATGACCAGCACCACCACGACCCGCACCGCGACCTGGCGCAACGCCGTCTTCGCCGTCTTCGCCCTCAACGGCATCGCGATGGCGAGCTGGGTCTCGCGCGTCCCCGGCATCCGCGACCACCTCGGCATCGACGCCGGCCAGGTCGGCCTGCTCCTCCTCGGCGTCTCGGTCGGGTCCATCCTCGGTCTCGCGCTCTCCAGCCAGATCGTGCACCGCCTCGGCTCGCGGCGGACGCTCGTCCTCACCGTGCCCGGCCTCGCGGTCGGCCTGGTCGTGCTCGGCGTCGGCGCCGAGCTCCTCGAGAGCTACCCGGTCGCCTGGGCCGGCTTTGCGATCTTCGGCTTCATGACCGGCCTCTGGGATGTCGCGATGAACGTCGAGGGCGCCGCCGTCGAGCGGGTCCTCGACCGCAACATCATGCCGTGGTTCCACGCCGCCTGGAGCCTGGGCACCGTCTCCGGCGCCGGCATCGGCGCGCTCGCCGCCGGGCCGGTCGGCATCGGCGTGTTCTGGCACCTGCTCGGCGCCGCCGTGCTCGTGCTGATCGCCGGCCCGCTCGCGCTCCGCGGCATCCCCCGCCACGAGGATGCCGTGGAGGACGCGGACGCCCCCGCCCTCACGCTCCGCGACCGCCTCGCCATCTGGGTCGAGCCGCGCACGCTGCTCATCGGCCTCATCATGCTCGGCATGGCCTTCACGGAGGGCAGCGCGAACGACTGGCTGGCCCTCGCGATGGTCGACGAGCGCGGCGTCTCGCACGGCACGGGCGCGCTGCTGTTCGGCGTGTTCACCGCCGCGATGACGCTCGGACGGATCGCGGGGGTGCCGCTCCTCGATCGCTTCGGCCGCATCCCCGTGCTCCGCGGCGCGGGCCTCACCGCGATCGTCGGCCTCGCGCTCGTGATCTGGGTGGACTCGCTGCCCGTCACCGTGATCGGCATCGTGCTGTGGGGCATCGGCGCCTCGCTCGGCTTCCCGGTCGGGATGTCGGCCGCGGCCGACGATCCCCGCAAGGCCGCCGCCCGGGTGAGCGCGGTCGCGACGGTCGCGTACACGGCGTTCCTCGTCGGCCCGCCGGTGCTCGGCTTCCTCGGCGACCACGTCGGCATCCTCAACGCGCTCATCGTGGTGCTCGCGCTCATCACGCTCGCGCTCGTCGCGACGCCCGCCGCGCGCGAGCAGGGCGCGGGCCTCGGCGCGAGCCGCCGTCCCCCCGCGAAGTAG
- the nucS gene encoding endonuclease NucS: MRLVIARCSVDYAGRLSAHLPLATRLLLVKGDGSVLVHSDSLSYKPLNWMSPPCTLTQVEVDEERAELGVTEIWRVAQAKTADLLVISIHEILHDSSHELGIDPGLQKDGVEADLQRLLAEQIELLGEGHALVRREYMTAIGPVDILARDAAGGSVAVEIKRRGDIDGVEQLTRYLELMNRDPRLAPVAGVFAAQQIKPQARALAEDRGIRCLLLDYDAMRGLDNAENRLF; this comes from the coding sequence GTGCGCCTCGTCATCGCCCGCTGCTCCGTCGACTACGCGGGCCGGCTCAGCGCCCACCTCCCGCTCGCCACGCGGCTCCTGCTCGTGAAGGGCGACGGGTCGGTCCTCGTCCACTCGGACTCGCTGAGCTACAAGCCGCTCAACTGGATGAGCCCGCCCTGCACCCTCACGCAGGTCGAGGTCGACGAGGAGCGCGCGGAGCTCGGGGTCACCGAGATCTGGCGCGTCGCGCAGGCGAAGACGGCCGACCTCCTCGTCATCTCGATCCACGAGATCCTCCACGACTCGAGCCACGAGCTCGGCATCGACCCGGGCCTGCAGAAGGACGGCGTCGAGGCCGACCTGCAGCGCCTCCTCGCGGAGCAGATCGAGCTCCTCGGCGAGGGGCACGCGCTCGTGCGCCGCGAGTACATGACCGCGATCGGGCCGGTCGACATCCTCGCCAGGGATGCCGCGGGCGGCTCCGTCGCGGTCGAGATCAAGCGGCGGGGCGACATCGACGGCGTCGAGCAGCTGACCCGATACCTCGAGCTCATGAACCGCGACCCGCGGCTCGCGCCCGTCGCGGGCGTGTTCGCGGCGCAGCAGATCAAGCCGCAGGCGCGCGCGCTCGCCGAGGACCGCGGCATCCGCTGCCTCCTGCTCGACTACGACGCGATGCGCGGCCTCGACAACGCCGAGAACCGGCTGTTCTGA
- a CDS encoding HAD hydrolase-like protein, with product MSSPRPDLPAAPWTAILLDLDGTIVDSAPGITASLAHMYEQLGRPVPAPAELLTWVGPPILDSMRDLAGFDAEESALALAFYREHYFEIGALDATPFPGVPEVVREIAAAGIPLSLATSKPEHPARLILDRLELTSCFTAVTGASEDEVRSAKADVVAEALRRLGAGGADLARVVHVGDRSHDVEGAAANGVPTIFATWGYGSPPEQAGAITAVDTAEELRAALGLTALDRAS from the coding sequence ATGAGCAGCCCCCGACCCGACCTCCCTGCGGCCCCCTGGACCGCGATCCTCCTCGACCTCGACGGCACGATCGTCGACTCCGCGCCCGGCATCACCGCCTCGCTCGCCCACATGTACGAGCAGCTCGGGCGGCCGGTGCCGGCGCCCGCGGAGCTCCTCACCTGGGTGGGCCCGCCGATCCTCGACTCCATGCGCGACCTCGCCGGCTTCGACGCGGAGGAGAGCGCCCTCGCGCTCGCGTTCTATCGCGAGCACTACTTCGAGATCGGCGCGCTCGACGCGACCCCGTTCCCGGGCGTGCCGGAGGTGGTCCGCGAGATCGCGGCGGCCGGCATCCCCCTCTCGCTCGCGACCTCGAAGCCGGAGCATCCGGCGCGGCTGATCCTCGACCGTCTCGAGCTCACGTCCTGCTTCACCGCGGTCACGGGCGCGAGCGAGGACGAGGTGCGCAGCGCGAAGGCGGATGTCGTCGCGGAGGCGCTGCGCCGCCTCGGCGCGGGCGGCGCGGACCTCGCGCGGGTCGTGCACGTCGGCGATCGCTCGCACGATGTCGAGGGCGCGGCCGCGAACGGCGTGCCGACGATCTTCGCGACCTGGGGATACGGCTCGCCGCCCGAGCAGGCGGGCGCGATCACGGCGGTCGACACGGCGGAGGAGCTGCGCGCTGCGCTCGGCCTGACGGCGCTCGACCGCGCGAGCTGA
- a CDS encoding MarR family winged helix-turn-helix transcriptional regulator produces the protein MTAADPLALDRQVCFALVATARSVVGVYKPVLEPLGLTHPQYLVMLALWERSPRTLRDVAEALSLEPATLSPLVKRLEAAGLLSRERRAGDERSLDIRLTDAGVALRERALEVPGQVVARLGLGLDELEATRDALTRLLEASRGA, from the coding sequence ATGACCGCCGCCGACCCGCTCGCCCTCGACCGGCAGGTCTGCTTCGCGCTCGTCGCGACCGCGCGCAGCGTCGTCGGCGTGTACAAGCCGGTGCTCGAGCCGCTCGGCCTCACGCACCCGCAGTACCTCGTGATGCTCGCGCTCTGGGAGCGCAGCCCGCGCACCCTCCGCGACGTGGCCGAGGCGCTCTCGCTCGAGCCCGCGACCCTCAGCCCGCTCGTGAAGCGGCTCGAGGCGGCCGGCCTCCTCAGCCGCGAGCGCCGCGCCGGCGACGAGCGCAGCCTCGACATCCGGCTGACGGATGCCGGCGTCGCCCTGCGCGAGCGCGCCCTCGAGGTGCCCGGCCAGGTGGTCGCGCGACTCGGGCTGGGGCTGGACGAGCTCGAGGCGACGCGCGACGCGCTCACCCGCCTCCTCGAGGCGAGCCGCGGCGCCTGA